The Deinococcota bacterium genome includes a region encoding these proteins:
- a CDS encoding RES family NAD+ phosphorylase — protein MEKATSLALAVPSVLVPQEHNFLLNRAHPEFSLLSREGPEDFPINPRLAPDATAPRT, from the coding sequence GTGGAAAAGGCAACCTCGCTCGCGCTGGCGGTTCCCAGTGTGCTGGTGCCTCAGGAGCACAACTTCTTGCTCAACCGCGCTCACCCCGAGTTCTCGTTGTTGTCGCGCGAGGGGCCCGAGGACTTCCCGATCAACCCACGGCTCGCCCCGGACGCCACCGCGCCCCGAACCTGA
- a CDS encoding sugar phosphate isomerase/epimerase: MWSRPVAEFLEAVARRGFSGAEVWAQHLHRSGETPEAVRRQADELGLELTAHAVSYDLNPLSQNPEIREVSRRQVMQSLTDAAVMRAKVVTVHPGQQSSGTDDPEDYWPDLLDFCSRLNEHAERLELRVGIEGMERKVNQFFVEPTALNRLVEAMENEGWSCLGLTVDMAHLATFTDPVEAFKTVKRISHVHLSDGDPPRATHRPLGLGKLPYQEMIATALASGAPTIAIEGRWRADEEHALDCAARALVEIHGAR; this comes from the coding sequence ATGTGGTCGCGGCCTGTCGCTGAGTTCCTCGAGGCGGTCGCCAGGCGGGGCTTTTCGGGTGCTGAAGTCTGGGCGCAACACCTGCACCGCTCCGGCGAAACGCCTGAGGCAGTCAGGCGCCAAGCGGATGAGCTTGGTTTAGAACTCACTGCGCACGCCGTCTCCTACGACCTCAACCCGCTCAGCCAAAACCCGGAGATTCGTGAGGTGAGCCGCAGGCAGGTGATGCAATCGCTCACCGACGCCGCGGTGATGAGAGCGAAGGTCGTGACCGTGCATCCCGGGCAGCAGTCCTCCGGTACGGATGACCCGGAAGATTACTGGCCCGACTTGCTCGACTTCTGTTCAAGGCTGAATGAGCACGCCGAAAGGCTCGAGCTCAGGGTTGGGATTGAAGGCATGGAGCGGAAAGTCAACCAGTTTTTCGTGGAACCGACCGCACTCAACCGGCTGGTTGAAGCGATGGAGAACGAGGGTTGGTCATGCTTGGGACTCACTGTAGACATGGCGCACCTCGCTACCTTCACGGACCCCGTGGAGGCCTTCAAAACGGTCAAGCGGATTTCGCATGTGCATCTCTCCGATGGCGATCCACCCAGGGCTACGCACCGGCCCCTAGGTTTAGGTAAATTGCCATACCAGGAGATGATTGCAACCGCACTCGCCTCGGGCGCCCCGACTATCGCTATCGAAGGTCGTTGGCGTGCTGACGAGGAACACGCGCTGGACTGTGCCGCGAGGGCACTCGTTGAGATTCACGGGGCGCGCTAA